The sequence CCTGCAAGGGGGCCGGCGGGGGAGGCGCACGGCTGGTCAGTCCCTCCTGCCGGCCTTCtgtcctgccttcctccctctcgGATGCCCTTGGAGGGCCCCTCCTGACTGTGAGGGTCTGCTCTGCTGGCCCCCTCCCACGCCGGGTGGGGGGAAAAGATCAGGTCGCAGACTGCGGAAAGGCCAacccaggcagggagggaggctgccccagggctgggggcctgaGGGGGAGACCTGTGGGTAGGGCGGCTGTGAGCCTCAGCACCCACAGTGCCTGCCGGGGCAGAGCTGCCCCCAGGGCCAGGGAGCCACGCTGGCTGCGCTGAGCTCACCCGAGTCTCCCCAAACCCGTGTCTCCCTGGGGTCCACGGCTCAGAGCCTCCCACCTGGCCAGGCCGTGGTGATGTGGACGGCAGCttgttcccacccccaccccaccctcactgGGCGCTCTGCTTCCAGAAGGTTCTGCTGCACCTGCGTCACAAGGACGGCTGTGTGGCTGTGTGGACAGGTGACTGCTGTTCCCTCCAGGAAGCCTTCGCTGATTGCCTTCCTGCAGCTGCCTGCTCTCCCGACCCTTTCCCTGCCCCTCCCGGGACTGGAGGCTAGGTGGGTGGCTGTGAGACGCCCCCTTCCTTCCACACCCTGCCGgagggccgtgtgtgtgtgtgtgtgtgtgtgtgtgtgtgtgtgtgtgtgtgtggtcactcGGGCCAGCCTCGCCCTGGCCAGCCTCGCTCCCTTGCCCACTGAGTGTTTGATGAGGGAAAATGCTGTGCTGGTCCTGCAGGCAACTCTCTCACCTTGGAGGAAGGAGCCCTCAGGGTGGTCAGGTCTGCTGgggaagcacccccccccatccAGTGACGAGGCACTGACCCCACCCACGGCCTCCTTACCCTTGTTCCTGGCCATCAGGATGAGCTTATTCCGTACGGATTCATCCGGGGTGTCAAAGGAGCAGAAGGTGCCTCGGCCCCTCACCCTGCTGATGAGCTGGGGGTACCGGGCCTGCAGTGTGGAGACAAGGCCAGCGTCACCCGTGTCCCCCTGGCTCAGTACACTGGCCCCCAAGTCCTGTTTCTTTGCCATGATGCAGTTCTGGAGAGGTCAAGTGTGTGGTCTGTACCtctgttccctccctccctttctcccgtTCTTCCTTCTgctgggacagagggaaattgagagggaggggtgatagcggagagaaacagagacacctgcagtcctgcctcactgcttgtgaagcctccccgcaggtgggggctgtTCCCTCGTCTCTAAACTGTAGGATGGTAAATGCTGTCGGCCCAAAGGGTTCTGGCTGTGGCGAGAACTTAGTGAGCCCACGTGTCCTTATTCCCTTCCcagccttccctccttcctcgtCTCCActctcctcagcaccaccaccctTCAGGTTCTGGTCAGGCGCTGGGGGTCTGGGTGCATCAGGCTCCTGGGGACAGCTTCTGTGTGCTCAaagcatttttgtttatttttgatgagagagatacagaaagatgcagagagagaaaccgGAGCCCCACTCAgccctggctcatggtggtgctggggactgaacctaggacttttggtgccttaggcaggagagcctttttgcacagccattatgttaCCTCCCCAGCCCAAAGGGCCCTTTGTGACCAATCTTCTGGAGAAGGTCACTTCTCCAACTCCTGGCTGGATTGGCACTTCTTGGAAACACTAAGGAGTCCCTTCAATGCCCTGGTTCCAGTTTGGGATAACAAggggtgtgtgagagtgtgagtgtgtgtctgtgtctctgtgtgtgagtgtctgtgtctctctgtgtgtgagtatgtctgtctctgtgtatgagtgcgcgtgtgtgtgtgtgtgtgtgtgtgtgagtgagacagagagagagcgagcgagcagGGTGCGGCAGGCAGGAGTGTGACCACAGAGACAGTCACAGATGTGCAGCCCGACTAAGACAGTAGCCCCCATGTCTGCTGATGCAGGGAGACCCCACTGAGGGGCTCCCTGGGAGTGATAAACACCAGACTTAGTGAAGAAAAGAGAATCTGAAATATGGCATCCATCATTTTCCATATGAAGACACACTGAAATAACATCCTGGACATAATGGATTAAgtgaaaaaaaacactagtaaaaTTAATctcacggggccaggtggtggcacgccggTTGAGAGTATACACTACAgcgcttaaggacctgggttcaagctcctagtccccacctatgggggggagcttcacaagtggtgaagcaggactgcaaagcctctctgtctcccctctttcctctcaacttctctctatccaaaacaaatgaaaaaagaaaataaacttcacTTTCCTTTTAAGTTTTCAATATGGCTATCTGAAggttttcattcatttctttttttaatatttattttatttatttccttttgttgcattgttgtagttgttattgttgttgttgttgctggataggacagagagaaatggagagaggaggggaagacagagaaggggagagaaagacagacacttgcagacctgcttcaccacttgtgaagcggctcccctgtaggtggggagccgggggctcgaaccgggatccttatgctagtccttgtgctttgcaccacctgcgtttaacccgctgcgctacagcccgactcccctttcatttcctttttaaagatttactgggactgggcagtggtgtatctgcctaagtgcatacattattagtgcaaggacacaggttcgagccccctgcgacccacctgcagacaggaagcttcgcaagcagtggagcagggtgtttctgtctctctacccctctctattccccttccctctcaatttctctgtcttatcaaatcagataaagttaaaaaaaaatccttaaaagccCAATTCACTTTGCTCCATGTCAGGCAGTTTCACCCCTCTGTACATGCGGCCAGGATGTGCAAACCAGCTGCCTCAGCGTGGTGAGCTGGTTAAACTGCTGGGATGTTGGCAAAGTCATGACACATCTttacagagaaaagcagagactCTGACATGGTTGTCCCAACACCCAGCCTCTGCCCAATCTCTGGGGTTGTTCAgctgggggctcccctgcagAATAACCCATGGACAGCCCTgtcagaagaagggagagagtccagaggagggcgggagagagagtGGCTGGGGGCTTCTCAGAggagggggtgctgggggctctccCCACGCTGGAGCTGCCAGGCTCATGTGTGCCCTGGGCTGGGGGCGGGTGGGACCTGGGAGTGCCCTAGGTAGGGCCCGGGCAGGGGGTGGGTACCTGGAGCTCCAGCAGCCCTGTGAGCAGGGCCTTGCCGGCATGCACCGCATTACTGAGCAGGGCCTCCCTCTTGATGACACTGATGACCTCGGCCAGCAGCAGGTTCTTGGCGGGGTCCCCCAGCCAGGTGTTGAAGATGCGGTAGGGCTGCGAGGAGGCAGGTGTGGCAGGCCTCACCTGGGGACAAGCCCAGAAAGGGGCCGCTCTCCCCGGAGAGAAAATGACCCAGGGCTGCTATGGTCTCTGCATAGCAAGGATTCGGACCCGGAGCCCAAGCTCCACACCTGAAGGTGGGCGCCATGTGCTGGGGGAAGCAGACCGTGCCTGGGCACACACAGGCCCTGGGCTCACATCCCGCTTTGCTCCCTGACGGGCCCTGTGATCTGGGATGCCTTGGACAGCCCAGCTAGGTCTGGCTCCCGTAGTGAACCGGGACGGCCACGCCCGCTGGGCTAGACGGGGGTTCGGGACcaggcctcccccctcccctcgtGGTCATGGCTAACAGTCTGCTGTCCATGTGCAGGGGTGGACCAGAAAGCTGCCCGTGGGCCCCAGGAAGTGTGGGGGCCCCTCGGCTCTCGGTGCAGCAGACCCCGATGCCGGAGTCGGCGCTGGTGGGAAAAGGGGCAGGCAGCTGGGGGTGCCCGCTGGCGGTCAGCACTCACCGCGTTGGGCCTGAGCTCCTCCTTGTGGAAGAAGCCGCCGGTCATCATCTTCTTGCTGAAGGTCATGACATCGGCCGGGTCCTCCAGCCCCCAGTGCTCGTGGGCCCAGAACTTGCCGGTACAGCCGCCTCCAGTCTGGACCTCATCCACCAGGAAGGCGCAGCCGTGCtggcaggggggagggaggaggtggggggcCGCCCGGCTAGCGTGCGCTGGagcccacccagccccacagaccCTGCTCAGAGCGCGGCCCAGGCTCAGGGGCTATGAGAATGGAGCCCTCCAGCTGCCCCTGGACCATTTCCCCTTCTTTTATCCCCATTCctctttaattagataggacagaaagaaaccaagaagggggagttgggaggtagcaccgcgggttaagcgcatgtggtgcgaagcgcaaggaccgcaaggatcccagttcgagcccccggctccccaactgcaggggagtacacaggcggtgaagcaggtctgcaggtgtctctctttctcttgccctgtcttcccctcctctctccatttctctctgccctatccaacaacgatgacatcgatagcaataataactacaacaacagtggtctgggaggtggcgcagtggataaagcatcggactctcaagcatgaggtcctgagttcaatccccggcagcacatgtaccagagtgatgtctggttctttctctctctctctcctcctatctttctcattaataaataaataaaatctaaaaaaaaaaaataactacaacaacaataaaaaacaagggcaacaaaaggaaaaataaataataaaaaaaaccaagaaggggggccgggtggtggcacacctggctgaacgcacatgttacaatgtgagagGATCCAGgttgaatccctggtccccacctgtagagggaaagcttcacagggggtgaagcagtgttgcaggtgtgtctcggTCTcgtcctctatctcctccttcctctcacttgctggctgtctctacccaataaataaagataataaaaagtaaaaactagTTATCAACATTGTTTAAAGAAagaagtcgggagtcgggctgtagcgcagtgggttaagcgcaggtggcgcaaagcacaaggaccggcataaggatcccggttcgagccccggctccccacctgcaggggagtcgcttcacaggcggtgaagcaggtctgcagatgtctgtctttctctccccctctgtcttcccctcctctctccatttctctctgtcctgtccaacaacgacaacaacaacaataataactacaacaataaaacaagggcaacaaaagggaatcaataaataaaataaaaaaaaaaaagaaagaggtcagtaagagggagggagagacagacacctgccgcactgcttcatggcagtgaagcttctccctgcaggagggtgggGCTGCCCCCGGTCCTTGTGCGCAGCCATAGGtgcgctcagctgggtgcaccaccaccagacccccgcttcctccccctttctagaaagttccctctcccctctcactttctctctgttctatcaagcaaAATGcaaagggaaacaaaacaaaacggggTAGGGGCCTGATTGCTGGGAGTagtgggttcatcatgcaggcacagccCCGGCTGGGGGGCAGTGAGGGAGAATTAAACAAGAAAGGCAGTGGGGGTCCAGCAGCACCTGCTGAGTGAGGACGCACGGGCCCGAATGCTAAGGCGGGCTCTGCGGAGAGAAACGGGGTGGTGAGGTCTCCGGGAGAGTTCTGGGGCAGGCTGGAGACCAGGCTTGCAGCCAGGCTTCAGGGGAGCCTTTTCTGAGCCCCACTTCCTGGGAGTCTCCAGGCCCCGAGCTGCTCTGAGCTGTGTGCAGGGAGGTGCCCGGCCCAGCCGCTCACCTTCCGGGAGATGTCTCTCAGCTTCCGGAAGAAGTCGTCCGACGCGTGGTTGTCTCCACCCTCGGACTGTATGGGCTCCACGATGATGCCCGCcaccgtcttcttcttcttccggtACTTTACGATCAGGTCCTCCGCCTGTCCCCACGGCGGGACAGCGTCAGGAGGAGGGCAGGGCCATGCCCCTGGAAGCCGAGTGAGGACGTGCTTCCCGCAGGATGGCCTCCACCCGGGCCTCGCTTCTGGATGGAGACGCGTCCATCCTACTTGGGGCTGCGCTGGCCCTGGGGAGGACTAGCTGGCCCTTGGGAAGCCTCCTCTCCTGACTGGGACCAGAGGGCCCCAGGGGAGCCAGATGAGACCCCGCCTTCCTGTCTCCCGTGACCACAGTCCCCCGGCATGGCACTTAGACACCAGGAGGTGCATGGCGTCAGTGGAATGCGAAGAATGAGGTGCCAGTGAGGAAAGCAGGCCAAGCAGCCAGAATCCTGCCCACTGAATCCTTCTAGTGTTCCCCTGATATGGACAGGTCCCAGGGCGACGCTCTGGGCAGAGTAGAGGCAGTGCGGCCCCCAGCCTTTGGCCGCCTCTGGAAGAGGGAGGGACTGGGCAGATGAGCTGGGGCCAGAGGAGCCATCTTgcgcccaccctctcccctgctggtctctCATTCCCCACTGCAGGGCTTGCCCTCCGGGAGACTTAGTGACAAGCAGCCAACACCAGAAGtggggagggacactgggggtCCCACTGCCTCCACGCCTGGGACGTgggcctctctctccccacgcccCTCCTTCCTGGGGCTCGGTGTGGGGTGCGGGGGAGGCCTGTAAGGTCGGGGCTCACCTCCTCCAGACAGCGGGCCTCCTCTTGCTGGTTCTCTTTCACGAACTCCTCCAGGGGGTATTTCAGCCTCGGGAAGGGAGCGATGGGCCAGTCGAAGGAGGGGATGTCGATCTTGTGGATGGCCTTGGAGTGTGTTGTCGCCAAGCAACCTGGACAGACAAGGCAAAACAagagcagggggctgggggacagTCTGGGGCAGGACTCGGAGGAGGGCATGCCAGTCTGTCTTCACATGCCGGAAGGCCTGTGCCCTGCAGGCTCAGGGCTGCTGTGACACCAGCGGGGCCTGTGCACTGTGCCTGTGTGCGTGCGAGTGTGCTTTCTGACTCGTCACAGAGTGGGGCCTGTGCACTGTGCCTGTGTGCGTGCAAGTGTGCTTTCTGACTCATCGCAGAGCGGGGCCTGTGCACTGTGCCTGTGTGCTTGCGAGTGTGCTTTCTGACTCGTCACAGAGCGGGGCCTGTGCACTGTGCCTGTGTGCGTGCGAGTGTGCTTTCTGACTCGTCGCAGAGCGGGGCCTGTGCACTGTGCCTGTGTGCGTGCGAGTGTGCTTTCTGACTCGTCGCAGAGCGGGGCCTGTGCACTGTGCCTGTGTGCGTGCGAGTGTGCTTTCTGACTCGTCGCAGAGCCCACACAGGCTGATGCTCCTTTTCTTGCAGAGCCTTGATTTTCCACCCCTGCAGAATGGGAAAATGAGCCCTGTTCTGGAAGAATTAACCACTTTGTTTtactgtttcattttgttttcctagTCCTTCCCTGGCAGGTCCCCTCCCTGGCCTGCCCTgtttccttcccagagtcctctgcatTAGTGAAGGCTGTGGCGTCTAAGGCCTCATGGCGAGTCTCAGCTTTGCTGGGTCTCTCCTGGGTGAGTGGGAGGCTGTGAAGGAGGCAGGAATTGCCTGAGAGGCTGGCCTGAACCACATCTTGCTTGGACACCTGTGAGCGGGAAGCTGGGCTCGGTTCAGGGCAGAGCCCACCGACCCCTAGCTAGGAAGGAGTGGGGGCACTCTCGCCTGAGGCTTGCTCTCAGCGGCTGGCCCACCCACGGCACCCAAACCCCGTCCCCAGGAGGACGGGCAGAAGGGGCAGAAGAGAGGCCCCGCCTCAGTGCACAGAGGATGCCCCCACGTCAGCAGGCTGCCGTCTAAGGGCTGCTGGGCCCGGGACGCCCCAAGACACTGGCTGAGTCCACAGCGCAGAGTGCCTGTCAGCACCATCTCTGGGCCGCTCTCCCAGGGCTCCCCGAGGGCCGTTCCCAGATTCAAGCCATTGAACACACCCACCTACACCCCAGTGTGCTGCCTCTCTGCTAGTGAGGCTCACGCGCTACACGTGCCAGGAGCGTGTTTCTCGGGACGTCCCCTCCCTGCAGGAAGGGCTCAGGGCTGGGCACAGTACTGGGGCTGCCACTGCCACCGTCACCGCTCTTGTCCCCCTCACCGCCAGTTTGGGGTCACAGGCCGGGTGGCAGGGGTCCCCCTTACCCATGGTCCTGCCGTGGAAGGCG is a genomic window of Erinaceus europaeus chromosome 15, mEriEur2.1, whole genome shotgun sequence containing:
- the ABAT gene encoding 4-aminobutyrate aminotransferase, mitochondrial isoform X2 translates to MKTEVPGPRSRELMKQLNLIQNAEAVHFFCNYEESRGNYLVDVDGNRMLDLYSQISSVPIGYSHPALVKLVQQPQNVNTFINRPALGILPPENFVEKLRESLLSVAPKGMSQLVTMACGSCSNENAFKTIFMWYRSKERGQTGFSKEELETCMINQAPGCPDYSILSFMGAFHGRTMGCLATTHSKAIHKIDIPSFDWPIAPFPRLKYPLEEFVKENQQEEARCLEEAEDLIVKYRKKKKTVAGIIVEPIQSEGGDNHASDDFFRKLRDISRKHGCAFLVDEVQTGGGCTGKFWAHEHWGLEDPADVMTFSKKMMTGGFFHKEELRPNAPYRIFNTWLGDPAKNLLLAEVISVIKREALLSNAVHAGKALLTGLLELQARYPQLISRVRGRGTFCSFDTPDESVRNKLILMARNKGVVLGGCGDKSIRFRPTLVFRDHHAHLFLNIFSDILADFK